A segment of the Lolium perenne isolate Kyuss_39 chromosome 3, Kyuss_2.0, whole genome shotgun sequence genome:
CCCCAATGTCATTAGTCCTCTCGAAGGAAGATGTCCCCTTGTTCAGGATCCACACCACAAACTTGCTCTCAGATTGACGCTTAACCTTCATGAGATCACCAGCTGGGGTCTCCACCAGACAGTTTAATTGATTTGGATCCACCAGCGGATCCACCAGCTCCAAGTCGTCATACAGATATGGAATACCCATCGGGTCATCCTCATCCGGGCCGAAGTTGTGATGCAGATTTGGATACACCAGCGGGCCCTCCTCGTCCAGCTCGAAGTTGTCATGCAGATATGGGCCCCCCATCAGGTCATCCTCATCCGGCGCGAAGTTGTGATGCAGATTTGGACCCAACAGCAAGCCATCCTCATCCGGGCCGTCCTCATCCGGGCCATCCTCATCCGGCTGGTCCTCCATCCAGTTGTCATACACATATTGATCCCATATCGGGTCGTCCTCATCCAGCGCAAAGTTGTGATGCAGATTTGGATCCACCAGCAAGCCATCCTCATCCGGCCATGCACTGGGTGGCTCTGCCCACAGCTCGACCGTACCATATATGTCAATGGTGTAAAGTTGACTTCTGTGCTTGAAGACATCTATCAGGACGTGTTTTGAATCAACAGATGACCAGCCTTTGCTTCCTTTGCATGTCACTTTGTATCCTTTTTGGTCGCCATAGATGACAGCAACGCTGAAGTTACTCTCACTCATGTCAAGCAACACGGCTTTGGAGAACAGCTTGCATCCAACTGGGGGGAGTTGGAACTGAGCGCTGCTGATTGGATTAACCAGCTGGATGGTTCCCAGAGTCGGGTTGAAGAAGACAAGCCAACCATTGGAGGAACCAACAGGAGTCCACGCGGAGCCACAGATCGTGGCAATACTCAGGATGCGTATGGTTTCATTCTTTCTTTCAGGTATGCTGAAAAATTTAGCATCCTCGAGCATCTTTGTGGGGAGCATCAGCCATGGGTCTACCCTTGGATTGTTGGATACATCCCTGCAGGCACAGACACGGTTCCACGAGGTGCATACGGCACGGAATCTGATATAGTCAGGGATGGCAAGCTTCCTTATGATTGTACCAACAATATCAGTCTGAAGATTAGCCCAATCAGCCATCCTAGCAGAATTAACTTCCGGAAGCCTGAAAAAAATTTAGCTGTCACTGGACATCATGCATCTATGATAACAAATACGAAGTAGTAAAGACAACCACTTCTACCAGCAAgtttttgaaataatttaaatggccAAATATGTCCATAAAAGGTGCTTCTGGGCAACCTGGGAGTTGAAAAACTTTCTGATATGTACAGCTAAAGGTCAAACTACACATGTACATTTGTGGAAATAAAACAAAATATGGCTCTCATCTATTTGGGTTCTGATTAAAGAAAAAAAGTTGAAAACCTTAGTACTGGTGAAGCAAGTTATGCTGTCTTACAGGGTTCAGCAAAACATCGAGCAACTTTGATAACGAATCACAACAAATGCTTTTTCACCATCCCCCCAAAAAAAGTTCTTTCACCAGACTAGCTAACACGGAGTAGCAACAAGAACAATATCAACGGTTGATAACAATCAAAATGATGCTTCATGAGATAATATTACAGTTCGATATAATTGATTAAATATCATACGGTCAATTAACCTTACAAAACTAATCTCAAGGACAAAAATGAGCCAATTTAAAATTTGTcaacaaagtaaaaaaaaaaaatgtaCACCAATTTCAGGCTATCACTCTCATCAAGCAGATTAAACGCCATAGAGCTAAAGATAGGACGAAAACATGACAAGCCCATTAACTATGCTGGT
Coding sequences within it:
- the LOC127341599 gene encoding uncharacterized protein isoform X3; translation: MADWANLQTDIVGTIIRKLAIPDYIRFRAVCTSWNRVCACRDVSNNPRVDPWLMLPTKMLEDAKFFSIPERKNETIRILSIATICGSAWTPVGSSNGWLVFFNPTLGTIQLVNPISSAQFQLPPVGCKLFSKAVLLDMSESNFSVAVIYGDQKGYKVTCKGSKGWSSVDSKHVLIDVFKHRSQLYTIDIYGTVELWAEPPSAWPDEDGLLVDPNLHHNFALDEDDPIWDQYVYDNWMEDQPDEDGPDEDGPDEDGLLLGPNLHHNFAPDEDDLMGGPYLHDNFELDEEGPLVYPNLHHNFGPDEDDPMGIPYLYDDLELVDPLVDPNQLNCLVETPAGDLMKVKRQSESKFVVWILNKGTSSFERTNDIGEFGLFVSRYSSFCLLAKDHPNVKSNHVYFIDSYMNLCAFNLEHGTKELVEALETLGAQNQQDMYLQGRPGVHSFLWFTPSLK
- the LOC127341599 gene encoding uncharacterized protein isoform X2, which encodes MITEKRLPEVNSARMADWANLQTDIVGTIIRKLAIPDYIRFRAVCTSWNRVCACRDVSNNPRVDPWLMLPTKMLEDAKFFSIPERKNETIRILSIATICGSAWTPVGSSNGWLVFFNPTLGTIQLVNPISSAQFQLPPVGCKLFSKAVLLDMSESNFSVAVIYGDQKGYKVTCKGSKGWSSVDSKHVLIDVFKHRSQLYTIDIYGTVELWAEPPSAWPDEDGLLVDPNLHHNFALDEDDPIWDQYVYDNWMEDQPDEDGPDEDGPDEDGLLLGPNLHHNFAPDEDDLMGGPYLHDNFELDEEGPLVYPNLHHNFGPDEDDPMGIPYLYDDLELVDPLVDPNQLNCLVETPAGDLMKVKRQSESKFVVWILNKGTSSFERTNDIGEFGLFVSRYSSFCLLAKDHPNVKSNHVYFIDSYMNLCAFNLEHGTKELVEALETLGAQNQQDMYLQGRPGVHSFLWFTPSLK
- the LOC127341599 gene encoding uncharacterized protein isoform X1: MSAKVSRLPEVNSARMADWANLQTDIVGTIIRKLAIPDYIRFRAVCTSWNRVCACRDVSNNPRVDPWLMLPTKMLEDAKFFSIPERKNETIRILSIATICGSAWTPVGSSNGWLVFFNPTLGTIQLVNPISSAQFQLPPVGCKLFSKAVLLDMSESNFSVAVIYGDQKGYKVTCKGSKGWSSVDSKHVLIDVFKHRSQLYTIDIYGTVELWAEPPSAWPDEDGLLVDPNLHHNFALDEDDPIWDQYVYDNWMEDQPDEDGPDEDGPDEDGLLLGPNLHHNFAPDEDDLMGGPYLHDNFELDEEGPLVYPNLHHNFGPDEDDPMGIPYLYDDLELVDPLVDPNQLNCLVETPAGDLMKVKRQSESKFVVWILNKGTSSFERTNDIGEFGLFVSRYSSFCLLAKDHPNVKSNHVYFIDSYMNLCAFNLEHGTKELVEALETLGAQNQQDMYLQGRPGVHSFLWFTPSLK